Within Limnohabitans sp. 2KL-27, the genomic segment TGGCATCGCCGTCATTGCCCACCCGGCCCGGTATGGTTTCACGCCCAACGAAGAATATGCGCTGTTTAGCGAGTTCAAGGCCCACGGCGGGCGCGGCGTCGAAGTCGTCACTGGCAGCCACTCTTCGCAAGAAGCGGTGCGCTACGCTGAAACTGCCCTCGAATTCGACCTGGTGGCCTCGCGTGGCAGTGACTTCCACAGCCCCGACGAAAGCCGCATCGACCTGGGCACATTGCCCTTACTGCCCGGCCAACTTACCCCGGTTTGGGAGCTGCTGGCCGACCGCATTCAGTGAACCCGACCCACCGACACGCCAGCCTTCAGGGGATTGGGTTTGCGGTCCTGGCGACCGCCTGCTTCGCCACCCTGGACACCACCACCCGGCATGTGAGTGCGGGCTTGTCGGTGATGGTGGCCCTGTGGTTCCGTTACGCCATTCAGGCACTCATCACCACGGTGGTGGTCTGGCCGGGGCGTGGTCGTCGCGTTTTGCGCACCGAGCACCCCCGCTTTCAGCTGTCCCGTGGCCTGCTGCTGTTTGCTTGCAGCATCCTCGCTTTTTTGAGCCTCAAATACATGCCTGTTGGCGAATTCACCGCCATCTCGCTGCTGGCCCCATTGGTGATCACCTTGCTGGCGGCCTGGATGCTGAAGGAGAAAATCCGCCCCCTGCGCTGGCTGCTGGTGCTGGGTGGCTTCATCGGCACGATGGTCATCATCCGCCCCGGCAGCCAACACTTTGACTGGACAGTGATCCTGCCACTGATGCTGGTGGGCACCAACTCCGGCTTTCAACTGCTGACGAGCAAGATGGCCAAGACCGAAGACCCCATCACCACCCACTTCTACACCGGCTGGATCGGCACGGTGATGGCCACGCTGCTGCTGCCATTTGTCTGGGAAATGCCCGCAGACTGGACCGTCTGGTTGCAGCTGCTCTTGATGGGCGTGCTCGCCTCCGTCGGACATTTCTTGCTCATCCTGGCCTATGGCCGCACCCCGGCCGCCACCCTCACGCCCTACATGTACACCCAGATCGGTTTTGCCGTGCTGGGCGGCTGGCTCGTCTTCAACCACCTGCCCGACCACTGGACTTTTGTTGGTATGGGCTTGGTGGCCCTGTGCGGCGCTTTGGGGGCCTGGCTTACCGTGCGGGAAAACCGCATCACGGTCATGCCCCCTGAATCCTGAATCCTGCGCCAACGCTCTTGCTCTGCTGGGGTTCACCCCCACTTACCACCAGAGGGCCTTCAACCATGTCCCAGTTCTTCTCTGTTCACCCCGATAACCCGCAAGAGCGCCTGCTCAAGCAAGCCGTGCAGCTGCTGAACAAGGGCAGCGTGCTGGCCGTGCCCACCGACTCCAGCTACGCCCTGGTCTGCCACTTGGACGACAAAAACGCCGCCGACCAGTTGCGCCGCATCCGTGGCGTGGACGACAAGCACCACTTGACCTTGCTGTGCCGCGACCTGAGCGAGCTGGCCAACTATGCACGGGTGGACAACCGGCAGTTTCGGGCCATCAAGCAGGCCACGCCCGGTCCCTTCACCTTCATCTTGGAAGCCACCAAGGAAGTGCCCCGCCGCGTGAGTCACCCCCAGCGCAAAACCATTGGTCTGCGCGTGCCCGAGCACCCAGTGCTGCAAGCGTTGCTGGCCTTGCATGGTGCGCCGCTGCTGGCGGCCACCCTCATCATGCCGGGCGAAGACCTGCCGCTGAACGACCCCGAAGAGATCCGCCATCGCCTTGAGCACCAGGTGGGCGCCGTCATCGATGCCGGGGCTTGCTCGCTCGAACCCACCACCGTGATCGACATGAGCAGCGACGCGCCCCAAGTGCTCCGCCAAGGCCAAGGCGATCCTGCGCGCTTAGGTCTTTGAACTCTTTAGCCCTCTAAGAAGCCGCTCGCGTGGCCGAATGCTGCAAAGCCTCTCCCCTGTGGGAGGCCGCCCCCGCGGCCGAATGCGCGCAGTGCCACCCGCACCATTCGCGAGCAGGGGCTCGCTCCCACATCAAATCTGCAGCACACTGTTGAAACGCTCACCAGTAGCCCAATACTGCTGGACCCATCCCATAAAGACACTGAGCCCCCAGAACCAAGCGCAGGTCAGGTCTGAGACAATCTCATACATATGTCCGACCTCATCCAGACCGTTTTGATTTATGCCCTGCCCGTGATCTTCGCGATCACCCTGCACGAGGCCGCCCACGGCTATGCCGCGCTGCGCCTGGGCGACAACACCGCGTCGATGCTCGGACGCGTCACACTCAACCCTTTGCCGCACATCGATCCGGTGGGCACCATCTTGCTGCCGCTGCTGCTGTACTTCAGCACCAGCGGCGCGTTTTTGTTTGGTTATGCCAAGCCGGTGCCGGTGCGCTTTGACCGCCTGCGTCACCCCAAGCGCGACATGGTCTGGGTCGCCTTGGCAGGACCGGGTTCGAATCTGGTTCAAGCCTTGATTTGGGGCGTGCTTTTTTACGTGCTGGCAGGCAGTGGCATCACCGAGCGCTTCTTCATCGAGATGTGCAAAGCCGGCATGCTGACCAATGTGGTCATGTTCGCCTTCAACTTGTTTCCGCTGCCCCCGCTGGATGGCGGGCGCATTCTGGTCGGCCTGCTGCCGTGGCGGCTGGCGGTGCAGGTGTCGCGCGTGGAGCCTTGGGGCTTTTTCATCGTCATGGCCTTGGTGCTGACCGGCCTCATCAGCGCCTGGTGGATGCAGCCCCTGATGGGCCTGACCTTTGATTTCCTCAAACTCAGCCTCAGCCCGCTGGCCGCGGTGCTGCGCTGATTTCCAATGCGCTGATTTTCTTTTATTCGTTTGCCTGCTTTTTTCATGAACTCCAAGACCCGCACACGCGTTCTCACCGGCATCACCACCACCGGCACCCCCCACCTGGGCAACTACGTGGGCGCCATCCGCCCCACGGTGCAAGCCAGCCGGGACACCCGCACCGATGGTTTTTACTTTTTGGCCGACTACCATGCGCTCATCAAATGCGACGAGCCCGTCCGCATCCAGCGCTCCACCCTGGAGATCGCTGCCAGCTGGATCGCCTCGGGCCTGGACCCGGACAAAGTCACTTTCTACCGCCAGTCGGATATTCCAGAAATCCCCGAACTCACCTGGCTGCTGACCTGCGTGACCGGCAAGGGTGTGCTCAACCGGGCCCACGCCTACAAAGCCGCTGTCGACAAAAACAACGCCGCGGGTCACGACCCGGACAGCGATGTGTCGGCAGGTCTGTTCATGTACCCCGTGCTCATGGGCGCCGACATTTTGATGTTCAAGGCGCACAAAGTGCCCGTGGGACGCGACCAGATTCAGCACATTGAGATGGCACGCGACATGGCGTCCAGCTTCAACCATCTGTATGGCGAGCACTTTGTCTTGCCCGAAGCCGTGATCGAAGAATCGGTGGCCCTGCTCCCGGGCTTGGACGGCCGCAAGATGAGCAAAAGCTACGACAACACCATCCCGCTGTTTGCCCCCGCCGCTCAAATGCGCAAGCAAATCGCGGCCATCGTGACCGACTCCCAAGCACCCGGCGAGCCCAAAGCCACCGAGGGCTCGGCCCTGTTCCAGATCTACCAGGCTTTTGCCAGCGGCGAAGAAACCGCCGCCATGGCCCGCGCCTATGCCGAGGGCATCGGCTGGGGCGACGCCAAGCAAATGCTGTTCGAGCGCATCGACCGCGAAATCGCACCCATGCGCGAGCACTACCAAGCCCTGATCGACAACCCCGCGCAGATGGACAAAATTTTGCTGGCCGGTGCCGACAAGGCCCGCCAGCTGGCCACGCCCTTCATGCGCGAGTTGCGGCACGCCGTGGGCCTGCGCGCCTTGTCTTCGGGCAACGCGGCACCTGCGGCCAAAGAGGCCAAAGCAGCGTTGCCCAGCTTCAAGCAATACCGCGAAAAAGACGGCCAGTTTTACTTCAAGCTGGTGGATGCACAGGGCCAACTGCTCTTGCAAAGCAAGGGGTTCGCATCGCCTCAAGAGGCCGGGCAAACCATCGCACGTCTGCAGACCGACGGTTTGACCGCGCTTGCAGACCTGGCCCCCCAGCTGGAAGGATGGACACCCGAAACAGCCCAAGCGGTCGGGTCAGCGCTGACAGAAATAATGAATTCGCAAAAATCGATTAATTAACTTTACCGAATTTGCCAATTTATATTGCGTAAATTCATAAATACGTGTATCGTTAAACTTTAAGACTACTGCAGAGTTCTAAACCATGACTGTATACGTCATCGATGACCATCCCTTGATGCGCGATGCGCTGACCATGCTGGTGCACCGGGTCAAGCCAGGTTTGAAGATCATCCCCATCCACAAGTTGAATGTGGTGGAATCCACGGTCGAGAAAAACGGTGTGCCCGAACTTTTCTGTCTGGATCTGCAGCTGCCGGACACCTTGGGCATGTCGGGCGTGCAAGTGCTCAAAGCCAAATTTCCAAACGTGCCTTT encodes:
- a CDS encoding L-threonylcarbamoyladenylate synthase, translating into MSQFFSVHPDNPQERLLKQAVQLLNKGSVLAVPTDSSYALVCHLDDKNAADQLRRIRGVDDKHHLTLLCRDLSELANYARVDNRQFRAIKQATPGPFTFILEATKEVPRRVSHPQRKTIGLRVPEHPVLQALLALHGAPLLAATLIMPGEDLPLNDPEEIRHRLEHQVGAVIDAGACSLEPTTVIDMSSDAPQVLRQGQGDPARLGL
- a CDS encoding site-2 protease family protein, which codes for MSDLIQTVLIYALPVIFAITLHEAAHGYAALRLGDNTASMLGRVTLNPLPHIDPVGTILLPLLLYFSTSGAFLFGYAKPVPVRFDRLRHPKRDMVWVALAGPGSNLVQALIWGVLFYVLAGSGITERFFIEMCKAGMLTNVVMFAFNLFPLPPLDGGRILVGLLPWRLAVQVSRVEPWGFFIVMALVLTGLISAWWMQPLMGLTFDFLKLSLSPLAAVLR
- a CDS encoding tryptophan--tRNA ligase, with protein sequence MNSKTRTRVLTGITTTGTPHLGNYVGAIRPTVQASRDTRTDGFYFLADYHALIKCDEPVRIQRSTLEIAASWIASGLDPDKVTFYRQSDIPEIPELTWLLTCVTGKGVLNRAHAYKAAVDKNNAAGHDPDSDVSAGLFMYPVLMGADILMFKAHKVPVGRDQIQHIEMARDMASSFNHLYGEHFVLPEAVIEESVALLPGLDGRKMSKSYDNTIPLFAPAAQMRKQIAAIVTDSQAPGEPKATEGSALFQIYQAFASGEETAAMARAYAEGIGWGDAKQMLFERIDREIAPMREHYQALIDNPAQMDKILLAGADKARQLATPFMRELRHAVGLRALSSGNAAPAAKEAKAALPSFKQYREKDGQFYFKLVDAQGQLLLQSKGFASPQEAGQTIARLQTDGLTALADLAPQLEGWTPETAQAVGSALTEIMNSQKSIN
- a CDS encoding DMT family transporter, with the protein product MNPTHRHASLQGIGFAVLATACFATLDTTTRHVSAGLSVMVALWFRYAIQALITTVVVWPGRGRRVLRTEHPRFQLSRGLLLFACSILAFLSLKYMPVGEFTAISLLAPLVITLLAAWMLKEKIRPLRWLLVLGGFIGTMVIIRPGSQHFDWTVILPLMLVGTNSGFQLLTSKMAKTEDPITTHFYTGWIGTVMATLLLPFVWEMPADWTVWLQLLLMGVLASVGHFLLILAYGRTPAATLTPYMYTQIGFAVLGGWLVFNHLPDHWTFVGMGLVALCGALGAWLTVRENRITVMPPES